Proteins from a single region of Nomascus leucogenys isolate Asia chromosome 2, Asia_NLE_v1, whole genome shotgun sequence:
- the LOC101178172 gene encoding uncharacterized protein LOC101178172, which yields MPRHPHCARKTWSQSQERTFQKQTINKHRRHTNVKSVPGCALNRGDVMASEWVVNSDGLVRRGLAEQVPLKPRSEGRAGTCGRRSLSEPRIASFPGEVGRGGITARRIEGAGAVGVFGRDARPHQSAPVRRRRKRGRGPRRAESALGFSPGAGGCRRGL from the coding sequence ATGCCGAGACACCCGCACTGCGCCAGAAAAACATGGTCCCAGTCCCAGGAGCGGACATTCCAGAAACAGACCATAAATAAACACAGAAGACACACGAATGTAAAGTCAGTGCCCGGCTGCGCATTAAATCGGGGTGATGTGATGGCGAGTGAGTGGGTAGTTAATTCGGATGGCTTGGTGAGACGAGGCCTCGCTGAGCAGGTGCCACTGAAGCCGAGGTCTGAAGGCAGAGCAGGAACCTGCGGGCGAAGGTCGCTATCCGAACCGCGAATCGCCAGTTTCCCTGGGGAGGTTGGCCGCGGAGGGATCACTGCTCGAAGGATCGAGGGAGCGGGCGCTGTAGGTGTTTTCGGCAGAGATGCCCGCCCGCATCAGAGTGCCCCAGTGAGGAGGAGACGGAAGAGAGGGCGGGGACCCCGCAGGGCCGAGAGCGCCCTGGGGTTCAGTCCCGGGGCTGGTGGCTGCAGGCGCGGCCTCTAG